Sequence from the Fragaria vesca subsp. vesca linkage group LG4, FraVesHawaii_1.0, whole genome shotgun sequence genome:
TTGGAAGCATGGTGTTTCGTTTGGCATTTCTCATAACAAGTTACAAGATTGGACTTGGAAAACTATTATGAAATTTATCCTTGGTCATAAGTTCATAATTTGTGTGAAAGTAAGATAATTGTATGGTGCGGCATGATACACCAGAATTGTGCTATTTTTCATTGCCTCATCATCCTTGGATTAATATTTCATTTTTATGAATAGAACAATTTGGATATGTTAACTTCATTATCCTCAAAATAATTGTCCCAGGTTTAGGTGTGGAGGAGTTGATGGAAGAGGCTTTCTCAGTTGAATCGGTAAAGTACAGTAAAAGTCCTTTATCAGAAGTTGCCAAAGAAACTCAGCTTAATATATGTGCTTTCTTTAGTGGCCACAGATTAGAGACAGGGAAATTTTGTATAACAACATCCAGAAGTTCATCCAAATATTCCTGGGCCAACGATAATTGTTTCTGCCTTGCTGCTAATGAAATCAAGTAATGAACTAGGTTGCAGCCGTTTCAGCAGGTAAACAGCTTAAACTATAAATTGCCTTGTTAGTCAACTGATCCTATTTCATTTGTCTATATAGTGTTTATTTTCACAATTATATGCGCCTATGATTTATCTGATTGCATTTGTTTATCTAATAAGAGATGTTAAAGCTAGTCATGGTCATTACTAAACTACAGTTTACCAGGCTTTTGCCTCTGTCCAATTCTTAGGGTACATCTAATCAAATTCCTATCATCAAAAAGATATTCATAAGTTTATATTATGAACAAACTGCTCAACAACTTGCATACACCATATAAGATTACATAATCGTTGTAAAATACCAATGAATATTTATTTATAATAAAAATTAATTAGTAATTATCTAATAAAAGAATGAAAACAATATCATCTCTTCAGGGCTATGCAAAGCCATTTAAACTTCATGATAGTTATCCAGGTAGTTTATATCAAACGGAATGCTTGTTTTTCTTCTTCAGATAGCTGAATATGGGTTTCGCTGGAACCGGCATACACTTGACAAGCCAACCAATTGGCCAAGAGATGACTGCAATCCCAAAACATAAACCCCATTGTCCCCAATTCAACCTCTCTGTATCTGCAAATTTTTTCAGAACCTCTACCATCAAAACCTGAAGAACAATTGTCACCGCAATGATTCCCATAAACAACTTGTTTGTGTGTATTCCCTTGAAGACATTTTTCTTCTCCAGCTTCCTCGCATTAAACTCATTGAAGATCTGGCAAAGAACAAAAGTATTGAAGATCAATGTGTCCTTTACCTTATCACTGACACCGAAGATTGCTTTTCCCCTGAATTGTAAGATCAAGAGGACAGTTATCTGGTATAGTGCTTGAGGCAAGAGGTTCCTCCACATGATGTTTGTGATGAGAGGCGCTGTCCGTCCCACTGGTGGCTTCTCCATTAGTTCTTTTGTGGGTTTTTCTGTGGCAAGAGCAAGAGCTCCAAGTGTGTCCATGATCAAGTTTACCCACAATAACTGAACTGCTGTTAGTGGGACTTGACCTGCTGAAACTGCTGCGACAAAGTTGATCACAAGAGCTGCAACATTGACGGTGAGCTGGAATTGAATGAACTTCTGGATATTATTGTACACACATCTCCCCCACATCAAAACTGTAGCAACTGAAGCAAAGTTATCATCCATGATCACAATATCCGAGCTCTCTTTAGCAACTTCTGTTCCTTGAATCCCCATAGAAAGTCCTATATCAGCTTCTTTCAATGCCGGTGCATCATTGGTGCCATCTCCGGTTACTGCAACAACGTGACCTTTCTGTTTCAAGCATTGCACCATTAGAAGCTTATCAAAAGGGGAAGACCTTGCCATCACACAAATTTTGTCAACTTTCTCCAGTCTCTCTTCTGGCGTGTAGTTGCGGAATTCTACACCTTCAATCACTGCTCCGAACATGTCCTGACCAGGCCTGAGTATCCCACATTCAGTGGCTATCGCTTTTGCGGTGAAAACATTGTCGCCGGTAATCATTTTGACATTAACCCCTGCATTTTGACATTCTTCAACTGCTTTCTTCACACCTGGACGGCATGGATCCTTGAGACCCACAAGTCCCAATAGAGTCAATCCATCTTCCTTTAGCACAAATTTCTGGTCTGCATTTAGTTGCTCTTCTGTTGGAACTTGTTTATGTGCAAACGCTATGCATCTGAGGCTGCTAGCTGCCATACCCTGAATAATATGCTCAAACTTCCTTTTTTCATCCTCATCCATATCCTTAACAAGTCCAGAGGCATTGTAGTAACTTGTGCACATTGCTAGTATCATCTCTGCTGCTCCTTTCCAGTGTACATGGATTGAGTCATCTGCCTTTCTCTTGACGAGAACTCCACTTTGTTTCTTCTTCGAATTAAAGGCTTCAACGTGGAGAATGCCACAACTCTTCACCACTATCTCCATATCCATCTTCGACCCATGTACCGCCCATGAAAGAATAGCCTTTTCAGTTGGACTGCCTGAGATTTCAATTTCAGAATCCAAGCTAGGCCTGTACACACTACCAGTTGTATTGAGAGCAACCCCTTCTTGGATCAAGTTGAGAACATAAGGAGAAATAGTTGAATAAGCTTCTTCTTCCACAGATTCTTTCCCCAACCAAAACTTGGTTACCTTCATCTGGTTCATGGTCAGAGTACCTGTTTTGTCAGTACAAATTGTTGTTGCAGATCCCATGGTCTCACAAGCAGAGAGTTTCCGCACCATTGCATTATCGACCATCATTCTCTTCATGGAATAAGCAAGAGTGAGAGTCACAGCTAAGGGTAGACCTTCAGGAATTGCCACCACAACAATTGTAACGGCAGCTGCTACAATTCCAATGACAGCGTTTATTATGTCATCAGATTTTGTCTTGCTGCCATTGTACTCTTTGTTTCCATTCTCATCCTCGGTATTCCCTGTGAAGTATCGGACCAACATGACTACAAGAACAAAGAAAGCAACCGCCAAACCAACTTTACCTATTGATGAAGTTAGCTTGTCTAGACGTGCTTGCAGAGGTGTTTTTTCACTCGTGTCTTGGCTGATTTGGCTCATCATTGCACCCCAATTTGTGTTCATGCCTACTGATGTGACTAGCATCCGACCATAACCATCGGCGATTTTAGTCCCAGAGAACAAGAAAGGATTGACAGCCACACTAATCTCAACATGGTCGCTCTCCCCTGTCATGCTTGATTCATCTACTGATAAAGAATGGCCATCTAGCAGCAATCCATCAGCTGGAACCTGATCTCCAATGTTCAAGCAGATGGCATCGCCAACCACAATTTCGAATATTGAAATCAGTTGGCGCCTTCCATTTCTCACGGCTTCAATTTGGAGATTGTTACTGACTTTCGACAATTTGTCGAACTGTCTGCTTTGTCTGTAGTTGCTAATGGCTGAAACAGAAATGACCAGAATGACCGCAAGACATATGCTTCCACCATCAATCCAACCTTCTTTTAATCCATGCTCTTTGATACCGAAACCAAGAGAGAGCGCAGCACAGCCTAAAAGAATGAGAATTGTGAGGTCTTTGAAGGCTTCCCACACAAAATGGAGAAATCCTTGCGTTGGTGGTTTCTTGTATGTGTTGGAACCAAATGCTTCGTGTCTGCGCGCAATGTCTTCGGCATCATCACCATTAATTCCATGTTCTGCATCAGTTTTGAGAGCTAATGCCACTTCTGCCACCCCTCCAAGCTTCAAAAGCTCGTTGAGATTTTTCTCCTTCACAAGCTCAGTGAGGCTTTGTTGGTCTGCTTTAAATCCATTAATGATTTGGACGGTGACTGGCTCGACCCTAACAATGGAGTAAGACAGTGTGCGAGATATGAATGTGGAGTTGGTATGTTTGGGAAGAGTAGAAGGTTGTGAGGAGAGGAAGGCTCTAGAGCAGTAGATGGTAATGAAAGCAGAATGCCATTTTCTTTTGCTTATACCAAGACTACTGCTCGGATCATCAAGAATCAATCCAACATTGCTTCCCAATTTTTCATGCAGGGCACTGAAGGTTGAGCTACTCATGCTCCTTTCGAAACTGCAAGGCGTATTACAGAAACTACTGCGATCAATCAATTGCAAGCTAAGATAGTATCGACAAGATCGAAGATGGGTTATGAAACAATTGTGTTAAGAATGTTCAAGGGGAAAAAGGATACGTTGTACGTATATAGCACTGGAAGAATGCAAAAGCGCAAAGGTAATGTTTGGATATGATCTTGCATTGCATGCATTCCCTACTTATATATGCAGTAACTTGAAATAAAACATGAAACGAAAGCACCGCGTATACATCCATGTTGATGCTGTAGCATTTCCAGGAAGAAATCATCAATCAATTGCCAACTTCAGGTCGATTCAGTTGCCAAAAGGCCAAAGCTGGGTTCAGCTCGTTTAAGAATTAGAATACGCGTAATGTGAACCCAGTATATTTCTTAAAGACCAAGAAAGAATGTGTGACATCGAGCCGTGTGTACCAGGGGTACGTCATAGCTCAGTCATTGAATATTAAGAGACTTGGGATAGGGTTTTCCTATGTGATACAAAAGAAGGGTTAACAACATGGAATTGAGTTGGCAATCCAAATCGCTTTGGAGAATATTAATATCTTACTTAATAATTCAGATTTGTCAAAATGACTCATAAAGTCATAATGGAGTGGTCAATAAGTTTTGACAAAAAAATAGTTCATAGAATTCCATGTACCCAAACTCAAGTTGTACGTTAGTTGTCATCAAAAGAACTCAAAGTTGTGGATTCACGAATACGTTCTTGCTAGCATGCAACACAAGCAACGAAAGTTACACCCACACTTGAGAATAAATAGCATGGTAATTTCATGCTGGAACTTCACCATAACAACGTTGGAAAAAACCACCTAGTTTTCCAAAGTTGCCATATTATGCGTTTTGTTTCCTGTCTTCACGTTTGGATTTTGGATGAGTCGCATTTTTTGTCCTGATATTCTCATGCTATAGTTGTGTGTTGGAAAATAAGATCTTCAACATACAGAAGATCTAAAAGTGACCAGGTAGAGATATTTAAACAAGAAGATATATACCAAGCTAGTATTTAACTATTTACAATTAACTTCACCTGAAAACTAGTGTGATCGATATATTGAAAAATTGATCTTTCAATCACAAAGCAATGGGTATTGGCAGAAATTAAGGACACTTGTAATGGATCTCGACTCACTCTCGAGCCACCGGAGAATGCAGTCGCCGTGAAAAATGTGTAAGCATGGGAAGCGAGTAGCTATTAAACCATCCTCGATCAAAGTCGTCCTTACAAATACCACAGGATGTGTCAACTCTCACTCTCTCCAACCCCTCAATGGCTGATTTAGTTGCAGGCTAAGCTGCTTTTCAAATAATTCCTCCTCGTCTACTTCCCTTGCATCGATCCCTATCATCAAAAATTTCATTTGTAATATTCCCATCAAATCCAATACGAGCAGCCCTGACAAACCATCGATGAAAGGCCTTACAATCAAACAATTCCAGAGTCTCATTGTAGATGTCCGCATTAATAAAAGCACCACCAGCAGCAGCAACAGCGTTGATACTAGCAACTGTCTCAAATATTTTGGCAACAATGGGTGCCTGTTCATGCGGTGGAACACTCATGCTTCTAAGAACTTGGGTGATCATAGTTGGCTGCAGCTCGAAACCACTTGGAATTTTTAGTAATAGTGGCTCAGTTTTGAGGTGGATTTGTTCAGCATCAGGCATAGATGTATGTGCGTAGAACTTCACCATCCCTCAGCAATGAACCAACTTAGTTTGACTTGTAGAGACTGAATCGGATCTGAAGCATGGATGTTGGTGCAGGCGTGCATGTTTTTGACTCAATTTCAGCATCTTTATTAATAAAGCCAGAAGGCTTTTTTGATTTTGTCAACGGAACTTTAAAATATGTCATCTAACAAATGAATGACAAATTAATAATTACAAATGTTGGAAATAAGAAAAAATGAAAAACAGAAAGAAAGAAGCTTAAAACGTGGGAGGTGAGAGAGAAAAGTGGAGAGGGAAATCAGATTTTTTTTCTTTTTTTGAGAATAAAAAGGAAATCAGACTTTGAGCATAACTGTAACAATAAAAAAAAATATTCATACACGCACATAGTGCGGGTGAAGATGCTAGTAATAAGAATGCCGGTATACGGTGTTTGAAGAAAATGTGACGTCGGGTTCATAAGAAGGGTAGTGCTAGAAGGCCTTAATAAGGCTTAAAATTTGTGGCTTTAATCCTATGTGTCATGTCATATAAGTAAATAAAATTATTTTTATTTTCGATTCCACATAATATATCTTACCAAATCAAAACATTGCATTACCAATTTTACCATTTCTATTTCCTTTTACATTTTAAAGGGTGAATCGATGGGATACAAATTTGCTCCCCACCCTTACCTCCCCATCTTCATCCCCACCCACCTAGATGCGCATGACACATGTCCTATTTTATTTAACTCATCTAACCATGGTTAACAATATAAATCTAAAATTATTTATTTAATTTAAATTTGTGGCATTAGGCATTTGCTTTTAAGGATTAGGGTTTGGGGTTTGGGGTTTAGGGTTTAGGGTTTAGGGTTTAGGGTTTTAGAGTTTTAGAGTTTACTTAACTATGTCTAATCATGATAAAAGAATAAGCCCTAAACTCAAAACTCGAAACCCCAAACCCCAAACCCCAAACCCCAAACCCTAAACCCTAAATCCCAAACCCGAAACCCAAAACCCAAAACCCTAAATAATCTTACAAATTTAAATTAAATAAATAATTTTAGATTTATATTGTTAACCATGGTTAGATGAGTTAAATAAAATGGGACATGTGTCATGCATTTAGGTGGATGGGAATAAAGGTGGGGAAATAAGGTGGGGTGCAAATTTGTATCTGAATCGATGATATCAATGTATTTTATTAGGTAATGGAAACAAACATTTCAAATTAATAGCAACCACTAATTATGAATAATATAAGGAATGTTTCTTACATCAATATGAAGATTAACTATTTTTTAAATAATACTTAGCAGGCCCGGCCCTGGCCCAATGCCAGCTGTGCGACCGCACTAGGCCCAAGTAGAAAGGGGGCCTATCAACACAGGCCTTTCACGTACAAAATAAGTAAAAATAGAGAAAATATAGCCTTTGAGATTCGAACTGTGGTTGTACAAATACAAGAAAAACAATATAACCATCTCTATTGCAAGGACAATTGTTGGTTGTCTTCATATTTTTTATTTATTACTAAATCTCATTGTTTTTTCTCATCATTTCTTCTCAATGGCATTTTTTTTTCTTTACATCGATTAACCATTTACTTTTATTATATTCAATACTTTTGTATCTGAATAAAACTACTAATGTTGAGATTCATCTTGTTCAATAAAAAGGAATAAATATTCTTTGAATTAAATTTGAAGTACCTAATCTATACTAATTCACCTTACACTATACTAACCTATCATCTAACAATATTGTTTTTCATATTTTATTTGAAATACGTTACATAGTTGGTCTAATGGATATTTTTAAAGATATAAAGACTTAAAGTTATTCTACAAGTCTTTATAGGCCCCAGTTTCTACAGTTTTCGTTGAAATTTTATCGATCTCAATATTTTTTTTGAATTTTCCGTCGAAAATTTTATTACTGTATTCTGATATTGATATTTCAATAATTTTGATATTTTAGTCATCAGCATTGACAATATTATTTATTAGTTATTGTTAGAGAAAAAATGACTTTTCTTGAATAAAATAAAAATAGTATAAATAGTTATATACTTTGACATAAGGGGCCTAATTTTTCTTTTTGCACTAGGCCTTCAATTCTTCAGGACCAGCCCTGATAATTAGTTTTGTCAAATAAACTCTAACCCTAACCCTAATTCGTCCAAAAAGCAATTATAATTCATC
This genomic interval carries:
- the LOC101302445 gene encoding putative calcium-transporting ATPase 13, plasma membrane-type-like — its product is MSSSTFSALHEKLGSNVGLILDDPSSSLGISKRKWHSAFITIYCSRAFLSSQPSTLPKHTNSTFISRTLSYSIVRVEPVTVQIINGFKADQQSLTELVKEKNLNELLKLGGVAEVALALKTDAEHGINGDDAEDIARRHEAFGSNTYKKPPTQGFLHFVWEAFKDLTILILLGCAALSLGFGIKEHGLKEGWIDGGSICLAVILVISVSAISNYRQSRQFDKLSKVSNNLQIEAVRNGRRQLISIFEIVVGDAICLNIGDQVPADGLLLDGHSLSVDESSMTGESDHVEISVAVNPFLFSGTKIADGYGRMLVTSVGMNTNWGAMMSQISQDTSEKTPLQARLDKLTSSIGKVGLAVAFFVLVVMLVRYFTGNTEDENGNKEYNGSKTKSDDIINAVIGIVAAAVTIVVVAIPEGLPLAVTLTLAYSMKRMMVDNAMVRKLSACETMGSATTICTDKTGTLTMNQMKVTKFWLGKESVEEEAYSTISPYVLNLIQEGVALNTTGSVYRPSLDSEIEISGSPTEKAILSWAVHGSKMDMEIVVKSCGILHVEAFNSKKKQSGVLVKRKADDSIHVHWKGAAEMILAMCTSYYNASGLVKDMDEDEKRKFEHIIQGMAASSLRCIAFAHKQVPTEEQLNADQKFVLKEDGLTLLGLVGLKDPCRPGVKKAVEECQNAGVNVKMITGDNVFTAKAIATECGILRPGQDMFGAVIEGVEFRNYTPEERLEKVDKICVMARSSPFDKLLMVQCLKQKGHVVAVTGDGTNDAPALKEADIGLSMGIQGTEVAKESSDIVIMDDNFASVATVLMWGRCVYNNIQKFIQFQLTVNVAALVINFVAAVSAGQVPLTAVQLLWVNLIMDTLGALALATEKPTKELMEKPPVGRTAPLITNIMWRNLLPQALYQITVLLILQFRGKAIFGVSDKVKDTLIFNTFVLCQIFNEFNARKLEKKNVFKGIHTNKLFMGIIAVTIVLQVLMVEVLKKFADTERLNWGQWGLCFGIAVISWPIGWLVKCMPVPAKPIFSYLKKKNKHSV